The region GTGTGGGTCGACGAGGCGCCGTCGGATTCGCGCGGTAACAGGTGGCGCAGCAGGCCGACGCGCTCCAGGCCCATCAGCACCGCGGGCGTGAACAGGAACTCGCACAGCGCGCCGGCGCCGATCGCCAGCGCGGTGACGCCGCCGAACTTGGCCAGGCTCTGCACTTCCGACAGCATGTAGATGACGAAGCCGAGCACCAGCACGCTCGACAGCAGCAGCATCGCCAGGCCGGTGCTGGCGAAGGTGTCGCGCAGGGCCGCGGCCATGTCGTGCTTGCGCCGGTAGTGGTCGACCACGGTCTTGACGAAATGCAGGGTGTCGTCGTCGAGGATGCCGATCGCGATCGCCGACACCAGCAGGGTGAACGGGTCCAGGAACACGCCGCCGAAGCCCATCACCGCCAGGGCGATGCCCACCGGCACCAGGTTGCACAGCGCCATGGTCAGGCCGAGCGTGGCCGAGCGGAACACCAGCACCATCACCGTCAACACCACGAAGAACGACAGGCCGATGCTGCGGATCTCGTTGCTGGCCAGGTAGTTGGTCAGGCGCGACCACAGCGGCACCACGCCGGTGGTTTCGATCGAGCGGATCTGCGGGGTCTCGCGCAGGATCCGTTCGGCCTCGGCTTGGATGTCGCGGAACAGCGGCTGGTACTGCGAATCGGGCCGGTACTTCATGCGCAGGTTGATGCGCGCCTTGGCGTAGTCGCCGGTGACCAGGCGGGTCAGCTCGTCGGTGCCGGAGGACTCGAACAGGATCAGCGACTCGGCCACCTCCGCGCGCGAGTCCGGGATCCGATAGGCCGCCTTGTCGCCCTCGTGCAGGGCCTGGCTGATCTCCATGACCACGTCGGCGATGCTGTAGGTCTTCAGGCCGAGGGCGCCGTAGCGCGCTTCCAGGCGGTCCTGCAGCTCGCGCATGCGCTTGAGCACCGCCGGGTCCTTGATCGACTCGCCGCCCACGCCGGCACTGTCGACGATCAGCTCCATCGAGGCGGCGCCGCGCAGGGTCTGGTCGACGTAGGTATAGGAGCGGTAGATGTCGGTGTGGGGCTTGAACAGGCCGACGTAGTAGTAGTCGGTGGTGACGCGGGCGACGCCGAAGCCGGCGATCGCGATCAGCCCGGCCAGCACCAGCAGCAGCATGCGCCAGCGCCGGGTCACGAAGCCGGCGAGCCAGTGCATGCCGCGCACCCGGCCGTCGAGCAAGCGCGCCGCGCGCTGCGCATCCGGCAGCAGGCGGAAGCGGCTCAGCGCCAGCGGGATCAGCAGCCAGCCGATCAACAACGAGGCGACCAGGCCCGCCGCCATCGAGATGCCGATGCCCTGCACCGGGCGGATCTCCGACCACGAGAACGACAGCAGCGCGCCGGCGGTAGTCAGCACCGACAAGGCGCTGGCGCCGGCGGAGTGGCTGAAGCCTTCGACGATGGCCGTGCGCAGGTCGCCGCGTGCGGCGTACTGGCGATAGACCTCGGCGAGCAGGAAGATGCTGGAGCCGACGCCGACCGAGATCAGGAACGAGGGGATGATCGCGGTCAGCATGCCGATCGGCGCGCCGATCAGGGCGCTGACCGCCATCGCCACCACGATCGACAAGGACGCGACCACCAGCGGCAGCAAAGCCACGGCCCAGGAGCGGAAGATCAGCCAGAACCCGACCGAGACCAGGATGAACGACAGGGTGCCGAAGATCGCGCTCTCGCGGTTGATGATGGTGAACACGTCGGCGTCGATGATCGGCGCGCCGACCACGCGCAGGTCGAGGTGCTTGAACTCCGGCGCTTGCGCCAAGGCGCGGATCTTCTTGGCCAGCTCGATTTTATAGACGATCTCGCCGGGCCTGACCCCGGTCTCGGCCAGGATACCGAGATGGCGCCCGTCGCCGCTGATCAGGAAGTTGCGGTAGTAAGGATGCGCCAAGGCTTCGCTGCGCTTGGCCGCCAGGGCGGACGCGTCGAGCGCTTCGCCGAGGAAGGGGCCGACGTCGAGGCCGCCGTCGCCGACACTGGCGATGTGGCGCACGCTGGCGATGGTGGTGACCTTGTTGACGTTGTCCATCGCCTCGATGCGCGCGCCGAGGTCGCGCACGCTGGCGATGAAGGCCGGCGTCCACTGCGCCGGCGCGTCGAGCACCAGGAAGCTGTATTCGTCGCTGCCGAAGTCGGCCTTGTACTGGGTGTACTTGATCAGCGCCGGGTCGTCGCGCATGAAGAACGAGTCGGGCGTGTTGTCGAAGCGCAACTGGGTCAGGGCCAGGCCGGACAACGCCAGCAGCGCCAGCAGCAGGACCAGGCAGGTGCGCGGGTAGGCGAGGATGCGGAGGATCAGGGTGCGCATGGGGGCTCAGCCGTGGGCGGCGATGTGTTCGGGAAGGGAGCTCGCGCCGGTGATGCGGCTCAGCTCGGCGATCAGCGGATAGACGAAGCGCTCGCGCATCTGCGCCTCGCTCATCTGGCCCTTGTCGTACAGATAGACCAGGCGCAGGTGGCCGCGGAAGGCACTGACCTGCACCATCACCTCGCCCGGCGGGAACAACTGCGGGAACGAGTAATAGGTGCGCACCGGAATCGGGCCGAAGTGCTCCAGGCGGGTGTCGATCGGGCCGACGTTGGTGCAGATCAGATTGGCCCGGGTCAGCACGTTGGCGGCGAAACGGATCGTCGCCGCCTTCGGCAGCAACAGCGAGCTTTGGAACAGCAGGCGGAAGCGGTACAGCTCGGACAGGATCTCGCCGCTCTTGAGTGCGTCCAGGCGTGCGTTGGCGCGCTGGATCACCGCCTCGTCGTCTTCGTCCGGGTCCAGTTCCAGCGTGTACGGCACCGCCACGCAGTCGTACAGCTTGTGCACGCGCGGATCGTCGACGAAGCGGCGCAGGCTGAAGTTGTCGACGATGCGCAGGCCGTGCTTGAGGCGCTTGCCCTGGCGCCCGGCATCGGCCTGGGCGGTGCGCAACAGAGCGAGCAGCAGCAGCGGATGGATGGTGCTGCCGCGGCGTGCGCCGGCGGCCTTGAGCGCCTCCAGCATCGGCGTCGGCAGCTCGATCATCAGCACGTCGGTCTCGCCGCTGCGCTTGCCGGAGATCAGCAGGCGCCCGGCCGGCATGACCAGGTCGTGGAAGAAACCGGCCACGCCCTTCCAGGCCAGGCGCAGCGCTTCGGCGCCGCGCAGCTTGGCCAGGAACAAGCGGTCGTGGTTGTGCTCGGGCAGGTCGACGATCTCCTCGTCCAGCGGCAGCCCCGCCGACAGGCGGCCGTAGGCCTCGGCGATGTCGCCGGAGAACAGCTGCGCGGCCTTGCCGTCGGTGAAGGTGTGGCTGGTGAGGAATTGCAGGATGTGTTTCTCGGGCGTACGGGTGTAGATGAAACGGAACGGGTGGCCGTCGCGGGTCGGCACGCGTTCGTTCCAGGCATTGCCGAGCAACTCGGCGCGCAGCCGCGCCGGGTCGATGTTGATGCTGCTGCGCTGCTCGATCTCGATCGGCAGGCGCTGGGCCAGGTGGCGCCAGCCCAGGATCACGCCGCGCTGGTACTGGACCGAGCGCGCGCGCGGATGGCGGTCGATGGTGTGCTCGATCGCCCGCTTGAGCAGGGCGAGGTCGGGCGCCGAGTCCAGCTCGATCCAGTCGCAGGAATTGGCGTTGCAGATCAGGTTGAGGTGGGCGTAGATCTGATTGAAACGTCCGAGGCGATAGTCGCGAGAGGCGGTCGGCGCCATGGGCTCAGCCCTCGTTGCCGGAGCGGTAGGGGAAGTCGTTCTTCTCCAGCTCGATCAGGTCCTGGCGGCCGAGCTCGTTGAACACGTCCTCGACTTCGGCGCGGAACTCGTTGCGCAGGGTCTCGTTGTCCTTGCGCTTGAGGCCATAGGCGCTGAGCCGCGCGCCGCGCGAGGTCGACGGCGGGCCGAAGAAGTTCAGGCCCTTGGCGTACCAGTTGGAGATCTTGATCCGCGCCTCGTTGGTCTCGCCCTTTTCGGCCAGGTAGGTGCGCAGCTCGGCGAAGCCGAAGCCGATGTGGCCGCGTTCCTCGCGCAGGATGGTCTGGTTGGCCTCGGCCCAAGGCTTGAAGCTGGCTTCGCAGAAATTACCGACCATGAACTTGCCGGCGCGGTCGAGGAACATGTGGTTCAACATGATGTCGATCCACTCGTTGCTCTCGTCGCCGACGCTGAGCGGGCCTTCCAGCGAGGCATCGTGCATCGGCCGGTGGGCGCGGCCTTCGGCGATGGCGATGGCTTGCTTTTCCGCAACGCCCATGCGCTCGAGCAGGTTGTAGATCAGATAACTGTGGCGCGCTTCCTCGGCGATGATCTTGGCGAACACGCGGCGGCGCTTGTAGTCGGGCGCGTTGGCGATCCACTCGATGCCTTCGGTGGCGGCCTTTTCTTCGGAATAGGCCTGGATCGCCATCAGCCGGATCAGCTCGTGGCGATACTCTTCCGGGACGTTGGGCAGGTCGGGAAAGTCGATCGAGCCGGGGGCGTAGTCGAACGGCGCGGCGTGGGCGTCGGCGATGGCGGTAACGGTGCTGCTCATGCGGAAGTCCTTGTCGGTGAAGTGATGGGGTTTCAGATCGATGCGGGGGCT is a window of Lysobacter antibioticus DNA encoding:
- a CDS encoding Phenylacetic acid catabolic protein; the protein is MSSTVTAIADAHAAPFDYAPGSIDFPDLPNVPEEYRHELIRLMAIQAYSEEKAATEGIEWIANAPDYKRRRVFAKIIAEEARHSYLIYNLLERMGVAEKQAIAIAEGRAHRPMHDASLEGPLSVGDESNEWIDIMLNHMFLDRAGKFMVGNFCEASFKPWAEANQTILREERGHIGFGFAELRTYLAEKGETNEARIKISNWYAKGLNFFGPPSTSRGARLSAYGLKRKDNETLRNEFRAEVEDVFNELGRQDLIELEKNDFPYRSGNEG
- a CDS encoding efflux RND transporter permease subunit — its product is MRTLILRILAYPRTCLVLLLALLALSGLALTQLRFDNTPDSFFMRDDPALIKYTQYKADFGSDEYSFLVLDAPAQWTPAFIASVRDLGARIEAMDNVNKVTTIASVRHIASVGDGGLDVGPFLGEALDASALAAKRSEALAHPYYRNFLISGDGRHLGILAETGVRPGEIVYKIELAKKIRALAQAPEFKHLDLRVVGAPIIDADVFTIINRESAIFGTLSFILVSVGFWLIFRSWAVALLPLVVASLSIVVAMAVSALIGAPIGMLTAIIPSFLISVGVGSSIFLLAEVYRQYAARGDLRTAIVEGFSHSAGASALSVLTTAGALLSFSWSEIRPVQGIGISMAAGLVASLLIGWLLIPLALSRFRLLPDAQRAARLLDGRVRGMHWLAGFVTRRWRMLLLVLAGLIAIAGFGVARVTTDYYYVGLFKPHTDIYRSYTYVDQTLRGAASMELIVDSAGVGGESIKDPAVLKRMRELQDRLEARYGALGLKTYSIADVVMEISQALHEGDKAAYRIPDSRAEVAESLILFESSGTDELTRLVTGDYAKARINLRMKYRPDSQYQPLFRDIQAEAERILRETPQIRSIETTGVVPLWSRLTNYLASNEIRSIGLSFFVVLTVMVLVFRSATLGLTMALCNLVPVGIALAVMGFGGVFLDPFTLLVSAIAIGILDDDTLHFVKTVVDHYRRKHDMAAALRDTFASTGLAMLLLSSVLVLGFVIYMLSEVQSLAKFGGVTALAIGAGALCEFLFTPAVLMGLERVGLLRHLLPRESDGASSTHTIQETP